One window of Mangrovibacterium diazotrophicum genomic DNA carries:
- a CDS encoding DUF4468 domain-containing protein, whose protein sequence is MKIKLLFLFLLCSAAVLGQTSKLEQEVLIKEYEQSKRQEKIASKMQDWASKLDRFGAYPDLPITPEGDVYYSLLGEFPAIKKADIFDRALEWMAIHNELYPNSIYQNPGNGKIIFHYSLPLSNLTSLNYTCIITIKDYKLLFEVLDISFQEFVPGHYAGEEWIADRTVTKKITEFYPITMKDESEWSKTLNMFKAFNDHVSENMNSLYDYISNANATDF, encoded by the coding sequence ATGAAAATAAAACTACTTTTTCTCTTCCTACTATGCTCCGCCGCGGTGCTGGGGCAAACTTCGAAACTGGAGCAAGAAGTACTCATCAAGGAATACGAACAATCCAAAAGACAAGAGAAAATTGCCTCCAAAATGCAGGACTGGGCTTCAAAACTGGATCGTTTCGGTGCATACCCTGATCTACCGATCACGCCCGAGGGAGATGTTTATTACTCCCTACTTGGCGAATTCCCGGCCATAAAAAAAGCCGATATTTTTGACCGGGCACTCGAGTGGATGGCCATCCACAACGAACTTTACCCAAATTCAATTTATCAAAATCCGGGAAATGGAAAGATCATTTTTCACTACAGCCTGCCTCTTTCCAATTTGACTTCGCTCAACTACACCTGCATCATCACCATTAAGGACTATAAATTGTTATTCGAAGTACTTGATATCTCTTTCCAAGAGTTTGTCCCGGGTCACTATGCCGGAGAAGAGTGGATTGCAGACCGAACCGTTACCAAAAAAATAACTGAATTCTACCCGATCACGATGAAAGATGAATCAGAGTGGTCAAAAACACTGAACATGTTTAAAGCATTCAACGATCATGTGAGTGAAAACATGAATAGCCTTTACGATTATATTTCGAATGCAAACGCGACTGATTTTTAG